Part of the Vigna radiata var. radiata cultivar VC1973A chromosome 11, Vradiata_ver6, whole genome shotgun sequence genome is shown below.
TCAAGCATGTCACCAGTTCGGTTGAACACCCCCAAACGAACGGCCAGGCGGAGGCGGCTAACAAGGCAATTGTGGCTGAACTTAAACGGCGATTGAGCGACAGAAAGGGAACCTGGGTGGATGAACTGCCGGAGGTCTTGTGGGCATATCGTTGCTCCCCGCACGGAACTACCGGGGAATCCCCGTTCAACTTAACTTATGGGACTGACGCCATGTTGCCAGTAGAACTTGGGGAACCGTCATTACGCAGACAGATCCAGGACTTGCAGCTAAACGAGGAAGAGTTAAGGGTCGAGCTAGACTCCGTAGACGAACGACGGGATCGCGCCGTGTTGCACGCGGAGGCCTGCCGGCGGTTGGTAGAGCGGCGATACAATACCAAGGTGCGACCAAGGCACTTCCAAGAGGGCGATTTAGTATGGAGAAAAACTGGAGATGCCAGGAAAGAGCAGGCGCACGGAAAGTTTGCGGCGAAATGGGACGGCCCATTCCGGGTGCTAGAAGATTTGCAAAACGGCGCCTACCGCCTTTCCGCCCCAGGCGGCCGGCCACTCCGGAATACTTGGAACGCTTCccacttgaaattttatttcagttaaacCCACGATGTAAATACTTTTGAAGAGTGAATGAAGCCCAAGTGTTTACCCCTTACAGTTGCAAGATGACCAGGTGGTGAACGGCGTCTTTTCTCCGGAAAAGACACTGCCACTTCCGTGCAGGTGGTGAACGACGTCTTTTCTCCGGAAAAGACACTGCCACTTCCGAGCAGGTGGTGAACGGCGTCTTTTCTCCGGAAAAGACCCTGCCACCTCCAAGCGGATGGTGAACGGCGAGTTCTTTTAGAACCATTGCCGCCCGCGTAATGCCCACGAATAACACGATATGTCCCGTCAAAGGGCCGCCAACGGCGAGCCTTATAAAATCACCGCCGACCGGGCAATTATAttgcttaaataaaaataaaggctACACAACGTGAcgtgaaaacaaagaaattccACTATCAAAAAGAGGGCTGTACAACATATACTGTGTAAGTATAAAAGCAAAAGGCGTTTGGACCAAACGCATAATAACAACCCCCAacccaaaaacaacaaaaaagagaTAATAAACTATCAACTGTTGTCAGCCGGCGGACCTTCGTCTTCCTCCCCGGGAATTTCCGAAAGGGGGACCAGCTTCCCCTTATGAACGTCCATCCCCAGGTCCCAGTCCACAGATGTCGGGTCAAATTTGAAGAAATAGGCGGCCTGGCGGATGGCTTTGAAGAAGCCCTCTTCATGTTCCAATTGAACATCTTGGTTGAGCCGCGTGATAGTATCCGCCAACTCCCCTTGCAGGCGGATGTTCTCGGCATGCAGCTCAACCAACTCTTCATCCCGGGACGTGACCTTTTTGCCCGCTTCGGCCAAGGCGGCTCGCTGGCGGCTATTCTCTTCCTGCTCCGCCTCGTACTTCAGTCCCAAATCGTTAAGTTTTTGGGTAAGAGTCTCCACTTCGGCGCAGGCATCCGCCAGCTTCTTCTGCAAACCCGCCCGCTCTGTGTCACAATTAGCATGCTCAAAGGTGAGCGACTCCAAGCTCGCCTTCGCTTCAGCGCCCGCCTTCTTCTCGGCTATCAACTCCCGTTGAATAGCATCCAGCCCCCGGCGGTCAGCGAACTTTTCCGCATACCACATCAGCATGGCTCCCCGGCTACTGTGCTTCAAGGCAGCTTTGAGCAACTGTTGTTATGAGAGCTGCTCAACGATTTCACGTTGCGCCGAGCTCATCCGGAAGTCCAGCCGGTCGCTCACGCCGAAAGCTGGATCCATAAGACCGCCGAGAAGAGGTTGGGGAGTACGCTCCCGCCTGCTTCTCTTTGAGGAAGACCTTTCACCCTCCTTAgacctccttttcttctttcgaGAAGCATCGGCGCGGGAGGGGTCAGAGAGACCGGCCGCGGTCTTCCCGGCGTCAGCCACGGTCACCTGGGGAATCGACCCAACGGGAGGGTCAACAAGAGTAACCTCGCCGGGAGCCGGATCACCGCCGGCAAGCGGAATGGCCACAGGAGTGGGGTCCACGCTCGGCCCCCGGCGAACGACCTTGAGAGTAGGTTTGGGAGGCGGAATCTTCACATCACCGCCCAGGCGAGGATCCTTCTTCGGGGCAGGAGGGATATACTTCGTCTTACGGGGGCCGGGGAACGACATAGCACCTACAAGGAAAGAGAGTAAAATCAGCCAgaacaaaacataaacataacgatacaaaacaataaaatcgtACCAAACGCCACGTTAATAAAATCCTCGTGGCATAGGCATTCAACCAGCTTGCGGGCGGGGAGGCGACGGGGGAGATCGTTAATAAGCCTTACGGCTTCACGCTCGGATGAAGTCAGATCACACGCCGGCACCGACTTTATTTGGGCCGGCTCCTCGGTCCAGTAAAAAGGGAACAGGGGTTCACCGGATGGATCCACAAATTCCTTCCGGCTGCCctcctttattattattttaaagaacttGTGCTTAAAGTCCTTGAAAGAATCCGCATAGTTTTGAAACAAACCCTGTTGGATGGACCTCAACGACACCCAACCTCGCGTCGTGACCGGCCGAACGTGGAAGTAATGAAAGAAGACAGATGTCAAAAGCTCGACGCCTAAAGCCGTGCACACCACCACGAACGCCTGAATACAGGCCCAACTGTTCGGATGCAATTGGGCGGGGGCGACATTCATTCTCTTCAGGACGGCAGCCTGGAACCGAGTAAATAGGATCCGCACCATCATGCGACGGAACAAATATGTATAAACGAAAAAGAAATCCTCGGAGCTCGTCCCTTTCCCGTGACACACCCGTTCGTTGGGATAACACACGCCAATCCGAAAAAGTTGGGCGTCCGCCTCATCACGAGCTATGAAGGACTGGTTGGCCCACTCCAAGAGGACTCCCCGGTTCTGAAACTCGGATTCATAGGTTCCCACGTCATGGGGGGCCTAGTCGTACCCCCTTATTGCTGGCCATCCTCCGGCCGGCATGGGACGGATGGGTTCAAGCTGCACGCCTCCCTCTAGGAGATAGAGAGCCGTCCCGTGTATGATTCGGTCTGCCGGCTGACCGACATCTGACTGTTCAGCCCTCGAAGATGATCCCGAGCTGTGCGAACTTCCGCTCCTGCTTCTGCTTGACGAGTCCCCGCCATCCCCACCCGCCGAACCAGAAGACGATATGGTAATTGCCATTTATTTTTACCTGGTTGGAAAAGAAATGCCGAACGGCTGCTGAGGAAAGAGTGAGTAAAAGGTAAGTCTGAAGCAGTCAAACAACTCCTATTTATAGCCGAAATATTCGTAACTGCCAACCACATCGCACCGTTCGTTTCAAACATCATCAAGGGTCTAGATCGCGCGACTGTTCCATTCCCCCGTAACGTCTCCAATGGCAATCTCACACGTGGTACTCCATTTTTAAATTTCCCGCTCAAATTTTTCCCCCCTCTATTTACAATAACGCCCTAGCCGGTCCACGGATGACACGATACACTCCCATACAGACGGGCACCGCTTATAAACCCTACGACTTTCTGTCTAGGGCTTGGGGGGCCTGATGTACTAGGGACCACCGACCGGTCATGGTCAATGCCGGAAAGAAGACCCATGCTATCCGACATTATCTGATATAGGCGAAGCCGGCGGTAGAAAAAGGATCCCCCGAACGGGCCCGACAGCTAGCGCCCAAGCTTTCGTGCCAATCCGCTTTCCGCCGTTACTAACAGCTAAAGATTACCGGCCGGTTACACAATGACCGGACGGTCAGATACAAAATCCACCCGTAGAATGAGACTTAAGGAGGGGCACACGGTCGGCACAATGACCGGACGGTCACGATCAACAAGGTTAAGGTAAGTGTGGAAAGATTAGCATAATCCAGTGTTTTAGATGGCTGGGCCACAATTGGGCCTTAATTAAGGTAATCTTAATACCAGGCCCATGTCTAccactataaatacaagtcaaaggtCACAGGTAGGTGGTTCATTGATTGCGCATTTAATTCTGACTTAAGATACCCGATCGGATAACCaaactgacttaagcatcggagtgcctttagcaggtaccctcCGGGAGTTTGAAGCAGGGGAGCGCGCGAGAGAAGTCGGACAGGAGGTGGAGTAGAGAAAATTGGGTAGGTGACGTGTATCTCGACCCAATACCGGAACAAGTAATATTATAGTAGTAGAATAATAAGATTATGTACAACAATACAAGATATAGataaatgattataataaaGATTTGAATAATAAAGGTTTAAATATTATGACTCTAATAAATGATTatgattaaatcaatttaagcGTTATAGACATATAGACATGATAAAATATCTATggtacaataaattataaacatattacctttcatttaatatttattaatttattcaatccTCAAGTATATTAAATAGTATAAGTTTTactctttaataaaattatatctatacGACATAACTCGATGTATTGATTAGATTATAAGACTATGTACTTATTATAGTATCCTTTACTTTTTATGATCTTTCTTTGTCATTTCATATTTATGcctcaaataataatataacaggataatttatttatgtgtaaGTTTAGTCTTGAAACTAAACTCACATATGATGATCTTCTTCAATTCTTatcatgaatatttattttctaagtaTAATACTTAGCAAAGTCAAAATAATCTCAATACAAATCGTTGTAACAATACGTTTTACTGTCCCCAAAATTATTAACTCTTACTTATAactcatataaatcaaataaaactcatataacaacattaatttaatGTAAAGAACGAAACAAGACAGTGTCTAATGCTACTAGTGGGAGTCAAGTGTTACATCAAGACAATCACAAGAATCActatacttgtttttttttttattaagataattcaattgttttgtttaattgtttatacttattttatacTAAAGTTGTTCATAACTCAAACAAACTCATTTAAACAAAAACTTTGAAGGGTCAAAATATGATTCTTTTACATGATCCAATTGATTTGTCCtattgtttctatttattttatactaaaacaccaaatttataatcaaaatcaCCTCATTTAAATAAAACCTTTGGAGTATCACAATACATGCAAATTCTTGAAATTATTTAACCAATTCAAACATTTAATCATTTAGTGCAATGTAACAATTTATTTGATCTATTAAACCTAACAGTGTAACTTTTCATAAACTTATTCTTCAATTCCCAATACAACACACTCTTAAAGATAAGTCAGAgcatatataaagaaaaagtttatcgagaaacaaacaatatttatatctaaactctatataattaaaacctatttatactttaacatttttattaataaaatatgcaCATCTCATTTTATTAAATCTTCTATAGTTTTATAAATACTCATATCTTATTTGTTcgcaataattattaaattttataataattgtattaaaaCTCAAACCAATAGTAATTAATCCATGCTTGTATGTAAAGGAGTTcccttcatgtttttttttttcatttttatgctccaagttactgttttattttaactactttataaattaaataaataaaaatcatctactatacaaataaaaaccatttacaaaataaataaaacttttataattaaattgtaaaaattgtttatatttatttttataattaaattgtgtTACGTAGTTTAATGTGTTTTCAGTATTTGAGAAGAAATCGAATGTACACTGCATTATCGTTAAACTAGTTTAAAAGTTGTGATAGCAAAAGGCATGAAATTTACTCTATACTTAGTTGGAGAAGTGGAATGCAAACTGAAACACAATCaagcaaggaaaaaaaaaagttttgcaTAATTCTCCATCTTGGGCTGGGTCAATATAGGAATGGGCTTAATGGCCCATACGAGATCACACATTAGtccatagaaaaaaaataaataaaaaaaaagaaagaaagaagagaagctAATCACGAGTGTAGTTTGAACAGTGGATAAACTTAAACTAGATGCGAATTTATTAGTTACccaaaaaagtaatttaaaaatgtacttTTAATTTGGAATGACGTGTGAtaaattcattctttttaatgataatcattttaaagtaatacaaaataaatcttattaagaacatgattttgttatttaaaagaaaaaagcaaaaatgaaatattagtaacagagtttatttatttattattaaccgAATTAGCCAACCAAAATATTCTCTCACGAGCAGGTTTAGACGGTTGGAGTtcgtaaaatatttttgtgataaaatgaaataaaaataataattttgatttgaatattaaaagaattatagggattaaaattgagaagaaaagcATGGAAGAGGGATTTAGAGAAAAGTGCGTGTGCACGTGGAGACATGTGTTTGAATATGTGGAAGGCCGCATATGAATATTATGCACACGTGCCCACATGGTTGAGTGAATCCCAGTAGAGTAAATTCttgaaaagaagagaaggaagGTGAATGTGATTGCATGTGGATTCATAAAATCCCAGTCAACTGCACTGTGCCCCAGAAATTTTACAGTCTCCATtgtcttatttttctctctttgaaTGATGCACAGTGAAAGAATCtcttgaagaagataaaaaaaaagagtatttttttcttatttgagaATGAGACTGACATGAAAAAACAACCCGCACATTTTGCTCTGCAGAAATGTAAACAAATGACAGTACAAACTATAAAAGAGAGTGATGTTTCCGTTGAGTGATTCTTTAGTCGTCACACATGATGGGcacagaaaaggaaaaaaggggcACAAGGATCATAAATAATGTGTGCTGTTTATGCTCAGAACAGCGTTATTTCCTTTCCACATTTGAACACTAAATCACACTTACGGGGCACTAAATCAAACTCATTTTTAAGGCTGGACCACCTCTGCTACAACTAATGGTAATTTTGTTCTGGAATGAAAAACAGCATCAGCCTTTAGTAACATGTGTGTTGTAGTGGTAATCTTCTCCTGAATTGGAACAATGATGCgtgtagagagagagaaaagaggcATAGGTGTCCATACAGTGTGGAAGGGGAAATGGACGTGTACCTGGTTTTGTTAAGAGGGTACACAGTGCATCGCTGTCTAGCATGTGAAGCTTGTGGTTCATCTCTTTCCCTCTATATCCCACCCAACTGGCACTTAGCACATATGGGTGGAGAGTCAGGACAAAACTAGTCTAGGATTTCAGTCCGATTCTCTTGGTTTTCTCCAACACTTTATCCAACTTGTTGCTGACCCCAAACCAAAACTATACAGCCACGTTGCCACGCAGTTAATAATAGGCCACACCATCTATTGCCATGTTTTatcaaactcttttttttatcctttttaccACTCTTCTCTTCATCATAAATTGGAGGGTAAGTGAATAACCAACCTACCCCTTTTAGATTTCATTCCTTTGGGAACCGGCAGCAGCCAAGGAAAGCAAGATGAATGCATTCGCATCATCACAATGCAGCAGCGGGTGTGAGTCTGGTTGGACTCTATACCTGGAGCAATCTCTCCAGCTCAATCACAATGCCTTTTCACATGCAACTTCCCAGTTTCATGGTGAAGATAACCACGAATACAAAGCCAAGAAAGCCAAAAAGGAGGAGGCTGAGGAAGAGGACCTGTCCATGGTCTCTGATGCTTCTTCTGGGCCTCCACACTTGCCAGATGCACAAGATAATGGTAGCTTTTACTCTGCATCTAAGGCAGCAAAACTTGGCAAGAGAAGTAAGAAGAGGCAGAAGGTTAAGGAATACCCACACCTGCCTTCTTTTCTTGATGACACTGCTAGCTCTTCTGTCTTTGATTTCTCCATGGTGAGTTTGATCTTGCTTGCAGCCAGTTGCATTGCCCTATCACCCTGCCTCATTTTTCTAGTACTAAAATGTTGTAGTTGTATGCTATATAGTTGATACTTTCTTGGCTCTTGATAATTTTTCAGAACAATGTCACAGTGACCAACCAACAAACTTCCACAGAGAGCATGCTAGAATACTCACAAGGTTTCTCTGCTACTTATTATGAGGTACTTCACTGGCTCCATTCATTCTTTCAAGGTTACATTTTATTCCAACTCCTCACAAAAATATTCGTGTTCTTATAGGAGAGATCCTCGTTGCAAGACCAGTTCGGCTTTTTAGAACCATCCCTATCagaaaatggagttgaaaacAACAAGCAAATGCTTCTTCTGTACAGTGGCCAATCTTCATGACTGTATCCCCCagaagtattttaatttataatgtgaCCGCTCCACTGCATTCTGTTCTTGACAAATATGGTACGGAGTGAAAGAGATGGGGATGATATAAAGATCAGTTCTGTTTCTACTAATAGATATCTCTGCAATTCAACTTGGTGCGGCGGAAGATACAGAAGATCCATGAAGGGCACAGAATCAATGATGATGTAGAAGGAGGCTGACCTCAAAAGGGGTTCTgttcctttgttttcttttatcgtATATTTTAACTGTCAATGCAGTGATAAACAACCTGAAAGGAAAATTTGGAAATGaacctttcttttcctttttctttgatAATCTAGTTTTCTTGTCAAAGAATAGTGCACACAAGACAGACAAGTTAGGCAGGTTCTGTGTAATGAAAGCATgctcaatttttgtttttgacgaAGTCCCATGCTCAATTTATATAAGCAAAGCAGCACTAGCAACTTTTGCtgccaaaaaaatatataatttttcaacagCATATTGTCCAAAAACAAAATGaccaaacttttgtttttgtcgTCCGGGTATAACATACCAACGCGAACAACTTTTTCACACCAAGGAATATAGTTGCAGATGCCTGGTAAAGGTTTAAGTGGAGTGGAACTTGTGTCCATGTTCAAAATTCAGGGGGGGCAGAGTTACCTGCTAACAGTGCTTTGGAAAtgcaaaattagaatttctttAACAGTGCAATGAAATCTCGGGTTTGACAACGTGGTATCAATCTTTGTGTGTAGTTTACATCTCAGTTACGCACATAAGTGAGTCCTAAGCGATACTGCTGGAGATATATTCTCCAATCTCTGAAAATTTTGCAATTAGAACTCATAATGCACATTACAAAATTCTAAAGGAGATCCGAAATCAAGAAATTAATACAAAGAAGGGTGTAACGATGATTGTGGATTTCGCAAACCCATTGCACGGTTTCTTCAGctgttttaattataaaatcaaatctgTTAGTGAAGGGAGACAAAATGTAGTGCTGCCCACTAAATCTCTTAAAACGGAAAACTTTGAAGAATGCCGTGTGATCCTAATTGATTAGGTAGGATGTCTCCAATCTTCATTTGGATCTTTACATTATGTCTGTGAATATAAGTTGAGAGGAAAAGGGTTTAATCATTAACAAGGACAAGGCCTTGTTCATAGGGCTCTATTTATTCTGGAAGTTGTAGTGTTTTCCTGTGGGCTGAAAATTAAGGGAAAATGGTTGATCTGTTTGGAAAAGGATAAAAGATGATAAAGGTGTGTGAGTTATGAGGTATGGGTAATGAGGAGAGTGTAGAGAGATGAGGGGAAAATGGTGATGTTTATGTTGGAATATTTGATATGCATCTCTTTAAATCTTTTCCAAGAACAGGAGATCCTGCCTGAGATCTTCCTGACCCAGAGGAACATGCCCCATTTGGTTTAGTATGTCAACTTTATCTCGTTTGGAAGGATCcccaattttaaaatatcatatatcatgTTTTTATATGTACCTTTGCTCCCTTCAACTCTGTCTGCTTGGAAGCTGTCATAGGACTTGATGTCATGCACAATTATCTGTCccttcaaacttttttttatacctTTACTCATTCCCAGTCAGTTCCTGTtgtgaataaaaaaatctaagaaGGGTGAGAATTTGGGATGTCAGGAATAAAAAAATgggtaaaaataaaagaggaagCTAAGCTAAAGACAAAGAAAACTCATAAAGACagagaaatttaatttaaaggtGAAGATAGTCACTGCGTAGCTGCATTCCATGAAATTGGATAAGAGTCCAAAAGAGTATGGGAAAAAATTTTCTGCCTTTCCAACCACCGCCAAACCATACACAGAGGAGAAGAGATATAGAGATAGGAGGGGCTTCATAGCTTTCAAACACGTGGTTCATGCTTCATCTTCTATTTTCCTCTCCATTTCCAATCTATTTTGGCTGTTCCCATTTCTCAGGACAACACTCTGCATGACAAATGCTGAATAACAGTGAGTGAGTCAAGTGGTAAAAACCAAAATCTACAAAATCATGGCTAATAGTCTTTTTATGTTGAGGAATTCTGCACTTCATAC
Proteins encoded:
- the LOC106777432 gene encoding uncharacterized protein LOC106777432 → MNAFASSQCSSGCESGWTLYLEQSLQLNHNAFSHATSQFHGEDNHEYKAKKAKKEEAEEEDLSMVSDASSGPPHLPDAQDNGSFYSASKAAKLGKRSKKRQKVKEYPHLPSFLDDTASSSVFDFSMNNVTVTNQQTSTESMLEYSQGFSATYYEERSSLQDQFGFLEPSLSENGVENNKQMLLLYSGQSS